A window of Chloroflexota bacterium contains these coding sequences:
- the xpt gene encoding xanthine phosphoribosyltransferase: MHELRERIVREGRNLGRGILKVDSFINHQVDAHLMMAVGHELGRRFSHVGASKVLTAEISGIAPALTTALTLGVPVIYARKTKPITMPENAYRATAPSHTKGYTVELLVSPEVLQWNDRVLIIDDFLATGQTIAALARIVQQSGATLVGIGAVIEKTFEGGRAYLESQYNVPIESLVTITDMSNGLIFFGD; this comes from the coding sequence ATGCATGAATTGCGCGAGAGGATCGTACGCGAAGGACGCAACCTTGGACGAGGCATTCTCAAAGTGGACAGCTTCATCAACCACCAAGTAGATGCCCATTTGATGATGGCTGTGGGACATGAATTGGGTCGCCGCTTCTCCCATGTCGGTGCAAGCAAGGTGCTCACGGCAGAGATCTCCGGCATCGCCCCTGCCTTGACCACAGCCTTGACACTTGGCGTGCCAGTCATTTATGCCCGCAAAACCAAGCCCATTACGATGCCTGAGAATGCTTACCGTGCAACTGCCCCATCGCACACTAAAGGATATACCGTGGAACTGCTCGTCTCCCCGGAAGTGCTGCAATGGAATGACCGGGTCCTGATTATTGACGATTTCTTGGCCACAGGGCAGACGATCGCTGCCTTGGCTCGTATCGTGCAGCAAAGCGGAGCTACCCTGGTGGGCATTGGTGCCGTGATTGAAAAAACGTTCGAGGGCGGACGAGCATACCTCGAGTCGCAATACAATGTGCCTATCGAGTCGCTGGTAACCATCACGGATATGAGCAATGGCCTTATTTTCTTCGGAGACTAG
- the guaA gene encoding glutamine-hydrolyzing GMP synthase: MQPGSEQAHQHETVAILDFGSQYSQLIARRVRECGVYCQIFRYSEDPAAIRSLAPMGFILSGGPASVYDSSAPRLPAYLLAEGKPILGICYGMQLLAHELGGRVVPATYREYGPAELSVLDSHNPLFCGLPSTLHVWMSHGDQVQALPPGCQPLASTASVPIAAFGDEQQRIYGLQFHPEVAHTAYGPYILRNFLYRICGCHGTWQPAAFINQAIAAIRAQVGSGKAICALSGGVDSTVAATLAQRAIGERLTGIFVNHGLLRLGEAEYNLDLFRRHLGLQVVYVDATERFLEALSEISDPEEKRRVIGHEFIRVFEAEARKYRDVQFLVQGTLYPDVIESNAADTRTAARIKTHHNVGGLPANMELKLVEPLRYLFKDEVRRIGKELGLPDEIVYRQPFPGPGLAVRIIGEVTRERLELLRAADAIVTSEISSAGLSKDIWQYFAVLTPVRSVGVMGDGRTYAHVLAIRAVVSEDGMTADWARLPADLLARISSRIVNEVPGVNRVVYDITSKPPSTIEWE; encoded by the coding sequence CTGCAGCCGGGTTCGGAGCAGGCTCATCAGCATGAAACCGTCGCCATACTGGATTTTGGCTCTCAGTACAGCCAATTGATTGCCAGACGTGTGCGCGAATGTGGTGTCTACTGTCAGATATTTCGTTATAGCGAAGATCCAGCAGCAATCAGAAGCCTTGCGCCGATGGGCTTTATCCTGTCCGGCGGGCCGGCCAGCGTCTACGATTCCTCTGCTCCACGGTTACCGGCATACCTGCTCGCAGAAGGAAAGCCTATCCTGGGCATCTGCTATGGCATGCAACTGTTGGCCCATGAGCTGGGTGGCCGAGTAGTGCCAGCTACCTATCGCGAATACGGGCCCGCCGAGCTGAGTGTATTGGATTCACACAATCCCCTCTTTTGTGGTTTGCCTTCCACGCTGCACGTATGGATGAGCCACGGCGACCAAGTGCAGGCTCTGCCTCCAGGTTGCCAACCACTGGCCAGCACTGCTAGCGTCCCGATTGCTGCCTTTGGGGATGAGCAACAGCGCATCTATGGCCTGCAGTTTCACCCCGAGGTTGCTCACACTGCCTACGGGCCGTACATTCTGCGCAATTTCCTCTATCGCATCTGTGGCTGTCACGGAACTTGGCAGCCCGCTGCGTTTATCAACCAGGCTATCGCCGCGATTCGTGCACAAGTTGGTTCGGGCAAGGCGATTTGTGCTCTATCGGGGGGCGTTGATTCGACCGTTGCTGCTACTCTGGCACAAAGAGCGATTGGCGAGCGTCTGACGGGCATTTTTGTGAACCACGGGTTGCTCCGTCTTGGAGAAGCAGAGTACAATTTAGATTTATTTCGCCGTCATCTGGGATTGCAGGTGGTCTATGTCGATGCGACAGAGCGTTTCCTAGAGGCTCTAAGTGAGATAAGCGACCCAGAAGAGAAGAGACGCGTCATCGGTCACGAGTTTATCCGCGTATTTGAAGCTGAAGCACGTAAATATAGAGATGTGCAATTTCTTGTGCAAGGCACACTGTACCCAGATGTTATCGAAAGCAATGCCGCAGATACACGTACTGCCGCTCGTATCAAGACCCATCACAACGTGGGTGGTTTGCCAGCAAACATGGAACTCAAGCTCGTCGAACCACTCCGCTATCTATTCAAAGACGAGGTGCGCCGTATCGGCAAAGAATTAGGCCTGCCAGATGAAATTGTGTATCGCCAGCCCTTTCCTGGCCCGGGATTGGCAGTGCGCATCATCGGCGAGGTTACCAGGGAACGCTTGGAATTATTGCGCGCGGCAGATGCAATTGTCACTTCGGAAATCTCATCGGCAGGTCTGTCCAAAGACATTTGGCAGTACTTTGCTGTTCTTACGCCGGTGCGGAGCGTTGGCGTAATGGGCGATGGCCGAACCTATGCCCATGTCCTTGCTATTCGTGCCGTGGTGAGCGAAGATGGCATGACTGCCGACTGGGCACGATTGCCCGCCGATTTGCTGGCTCGTATTTCCAGCCGGATTGTCAACGAGGTGCCCGGAGTGAATCGCGTCGTTTACGACATCACCAGCAAGCCACCTTCCACTATCGAATGGGAATGA
- the sbcD gene encoding exonuclease subunit SbcD, whose translation MVKVLHFADLHLGVENYGRLDAATGLHTRLLDFLRSFDELVEYALQERVDLVLFAGDAYKNRDPNPTHQREFARRIHRLAAANIPVFLLTGNHDIPSTMGRANTLDIFATLEVPNVYVGRKLASHLIQTRSGPLQIVALPWILRSHLLSRDEYKNCTLAELEEFTIAAVEKHLLETVATLDPHVPTILTAHGSVQGAVYGSERSVMLGHDIVLPRNLLTNQTFDYVALGHIHRHQELARNPPIVYSGSLDRVDFGEEKEDKGFVVAQVERGQAHYQFVKLTSTRRFVTIEVQADGVDPMVQVREAIARHEFQEAIVRLIIHTTAEKNHLLNDNEIHSLLDKAFKVAAIVRDIRRESRLRLGPNQNIEQMTPLEVLQKYLQARQVDKQRVEKLLEYAQRVIGDT comes from the coding sequence ATGGTCAAGGTCCTTCATTTCGCTGATTTGCACCTTGGGGTAGAGAACTACGGTCGGCTCGATGCTGCCACCGGATTGCACACACGTCTTCTGGATTTTTTGCGCTCCTTTGATGAATTGGTGGAATATGCCTTACAAGAGCGTGTTGATTTGGTATTATTTGCGGGCGATGCCTACAAAAACCGCGACCCGAACCCCACGCACCAGCGTGAGTTCGCTCGGCGCATACATCGGCTGGCTGCAGCCAATATCCCGGTGTTTCTACTAACAGGCAATCACGACATACCCAGCACGATGGGACGCGCAAACACCTTGGATATCTTTGCCACCCTCGAAGTACCCAATGTCTATGTTGGTCGCAAGCTTGCCAGTCATCTTATTCAGACTCGATCTGGGCCATTACAGATTGTCGCCTTGCCATGGATACTGCGCAGCCACCTGCTCAGCCGCGACGAATATAAAAATTGCACTCTGGCAGAGCTCGAGGAATTCACTATTGCTGCCGTCGAAAAACACCTGCTGGAAACAGTAGCAACCCTCGACCCCCACGTACCCACTATTCTGACAGCGCATGGTTCAGTGCAGGGAGCTGTATACGGTTCAGAGCGAAGCGTCATGCTGGGCCACGATATTGTCCTACCGCGCAATTTGCTGACCAATCAAACCTTTGACTATGTGGCTCTGGGCCACATTCACCGGCATCAAGAACTTGCGCGCAATCCTCCCATTGTCTACAGTGGCAGCCTTGATCGTGTTGATTTCGGAGAAGAAAAGGAGGACAAGGGCTTTGTCGTAGCCCAAGTCGAGAGGGGCCAAGCGCATTACCAATTTGTGAAACTGACTAGCACCAGACGCTTTGTCACCATTGAGGTGCAAGCAGATGGCGTCGATCCGATGGTGCAGGTTCGCGAAGCCATTGCCCGGCACGAGTTCCAGGAGGCGATCGTCCGTTTAATTATCCATACTACAGCAGAGAAAAATCATCTGCTGAATGATAACGAGATCCATAGCCTATTGGATAAGGCGTTCAAGGTGGCTGCTATTGTCAGGGATATCCGACGCGAATCGCGTTTACGCCTGGGGCCGAATCAAAACATAGAGCAGATGACGCCACTCGAAGTGCTGCAAAAATATCTGCAAGCTCGCCAGGTAGATAAACAACGTGTTGAGAAGTTATTGGAATATGCACAACGGGTGATAGGAGATACCTAG
- the tsaD gene encoding tRNA (adenosine(37)-N6)-threonylcarbamoyltransferase complex transferase subunit TsaD, with protein sequence MSLILGLETSCDETAAAVVADGREILSNVVASQIDLHRRYGGVFPEIASRQHILDIVPVIREALVQARADWASLDALAVTTGPGLVGSLLVGVNVAKGIAWAKRLPLISVNHLEAHLYANWLILPRDTRSNMPHTLHDMEHIPPPQFPLICLIVSGGHTDLVLMTGHGQYRVLGRTLDDAAGEAFDKVARLLGLGYPGGPAIQAAAEGGNPNRFDLPRAMLEDGYDFSFSGLKTAVLRIVQKYEGAGKQPAKQRSRLITVHTASPLRQLPLADLAASFQAAVVDVLVQKTKRAAEEFQVKEVLLAGGVASNTLLRQKMSAQVNVPVRYPPPALCTDNAAMVASAGYFKHMSGERSAWELDVCPGLTWK encoded by the coding sequence ATGTCGTTGATATTGGGTCTAGAAACTTCATGCGATGAAACCGCCGCAGCGGTAGTGGCAGACGGCCGCGAGATCCTTTCCAATGTGGTCGCCTCACAAATTGACTTGCACCGTCGCTATGGCGGGGTCTTTCCTGAGATAGCCTCTCGACAGCATATCTTGGATATTGTACCTGTTATCAGGGAAGCGTTAGTCCAGGCCAGAGCAGATTGGGCTTCATTGGATGCACTGGCAGTTACTACGGGACCTGGCCTGGTCGGTTCACTGCTCGTGGGTGTCAATGTGGCTAAAGGGATTGCCTGGGCCAAAAGGTTACCACTCATTAGTGTGAACCATCTCGAGGCCCATCTCTATGCAAACTGGCTGATTTTGCCGCGCGATACACGATCCAATATGCCTCATACGCTACACGACATGGAGCACATCCCTCCACCACAATTTCCACTTATTTGTCTGATTGTCTCTGGAGGGCATACTGATTTGGTGTTAATGACTGGCCATGGGCAGTATCGGGTGCTAGGCCGCACTTTGGACGATGCAGCAGGAGAAGCATTTGATAAAGTGGCACGCCTTTTGGGATTAGGTTATCCCGGGGGACCGGCAATTCAGGCTGCTGCCGAAGGTGGCAATCCCAATAGGTTCGATTTGCCCCGTGCAATGCTCGAAGATGGCTATGATTTCAGTTTCAGCGGCCTCAAGACTGCTGTGCTACGCATCGTGCAGAAATACGAAGGAGCAGGTAAGCAACCTGCCAAACAGCGCTCCAGGCTTATCACTGTGCATACAGCATCGCCATTGCGCCAGTTGCCGTTGGCCGACTTGGCAGCTAGTTTCCAGGCTGCTGTGGTGGACGTCCTGGTGCAGAAGACCAAGCGTGCTGCAGAGGAATTCCAGGTGAAAGAAGTGCTGCTTGCAGGTGGCGTAGCAAGCAACACACTGCTGCGTCAGAAAATGTCGGCCCAGGTGAATGTGCCAGTGCGTTATCCACCACCCGCATTGTGCACGGACAACGCCGCCATGGTAGCTTCAGCTGGCTACTTCAAGCACATGTCTGGCGAACGATCCGCCTGGGAGCTCGATGTGTGTCCCGGCTTGACTTGGAAATAG
- a CDS encoding MGMT family protein produces MESQSDIHFFQNVYELVSQVPAGHVVTYGQIAAALGKPRGARLVGWAMRVCPDNVPWHRVVNAQGALSTHALPGGFNLQRVLLEDEGIRFDPDGRIDLRIYGWSELERT; encoded by the coding sequence ATGGAATCTCAAAGTGATATTCACTTCTTTCAAAATGTATATGAACTTGTGAGCCAAGTGCCAGCGGGACACGTTGTTACTTATGGACAAATCGCAGCCGCGCTTGGCAAACCAAGAGGTGCCCGTCTCGTTGGTTGGGCAATGCGCGTCTGTCCAGACAATGTGCCTTGGCACCGTGTGGTCAATGCGCAGGGAGCTTTAAGTACACATGCTTTGCCGGGTGGTTTTAACCTACAACGCGTGCTGCTAGAAGACGAAGGCATTCGATTTGACCCTGATGGACGAATTGACCTCCGCATCTATGGATGGAGCGAGTTAGAGCGAACATGA
- a CDS encoding L-seryl-tRNA(Sec) selenium transferase: MKAIAKQEMQKELRKLPSVDRLLKQAAIQALLQEHGHELVVTAIQEVLADTRQAILDGEACPDTAELCSWVATHLSSVLRPSLYPVINATGVIIHTNLGRAPLSQAAQEAMRETSAYSNLEYDLPAGERGSRYMHAEALLCRLTGAEAGLVVNNDAAAVLLILTALAKGREVIISRGQLVEIGGGFRIPEVMAQSGAHLVEVGTTNRTYLHDYEAAITPNTAMLLHVHSSNFRILGFVHETPLADMANLAHAHGLLAIEDLGSGALLDTVQFGLSHEPTVQESLATGVDLVCFSGDKLLGGPQAGIIIGRKNLVEALKRHSLTRALRVSKSILAGLQATLLHYLKGEATQQIPVWKMIAMDAEQIQSRALTLVAWLRAMGVQAEITEGWSTVGGGSLPGETLPTYLAAIRTDAPQELARRLRLGSPALLGRIEKDCFVLDLRTVLPAEEQALRKALERAF; the protein is encoded by the coding sequence ATGAAAGCAATAGCTAAGCAAGAGATGCAAAAGGAATTGAGAAAACTCCCAAGTGTAGATAGGCTTCTGAAACAGGCTGCTATTCAAGCATTGCTGCAAGAGCATGGCCATGAGCTAGTTGTAACGGCGATTCAGGAGGTCCTCGCCGATACGCGCCAGGCTATCCTGGACGGTGAAGCGTGTCCCGATACAGCAGAACTTTGCAGCTGGGTAGCAACTCACTTGTCCAGCGTACTGCGTCCCAGCCTCTATCCGGTGATTAACGCTACCGGCGTCATCATCCATACCAACTTGGGACGTGCTCCGCTCAGCCAGGCAGCGCAGGAAGCCATGCGTGAGACGAGCGCATACAGCAATCTGGAATACGACCTTCCAGCCGGGGAACGGGGCTCGCGCTATATGCACGCAGAGGCATTGTTATGCCGTTTGACCGGGGCGGAAGCGGGCTTGGTGGTCAACAACGATGCTGCTGCGGTGCTCCTTATCCTGACGGCCCTAGCCAAGGGGCGTGAAGTCATCATTTCCAGGGGACAGCTTGTAGAAATTGGTGGAGGGTTTCGCATTCCAGAGGTTATGGCACAAAGTGGAGCACACTTGGTCGAGGTAGGAACGACTAACCGCACCTACTTGCACGATTATGAAGCAGCTATTACCCCAAATACAGCTATGTTGCTGCACGTACACAGCAGCAATTTTCGCATCCTTGGGTTTGTCCACGAGACACCACTGGCGGATATGGCAAACCTGGCGCACGCTCATGGCTTGCTTGCTATCGAAGACCTGGGCAGCGGGGCGTTGTTGGATACTGTACAATTTGGCCTGAGCCACGAACCCACCGTCCAGGAAAGCCTAGCTACCGGGGTTGACCTCGTTTGCTTCAGCGGTGACAAACTCCTAGGCGGCCCTCAGGCCGGGATCATCATAGGGAGAAAAAACCTTGTCGAAGCCCTCAAGCGTCATTCACTGACTAGGGCTTTGCGGGTCAGCAAGAGCATTCTCGCCGGGCTGCAGGCCACTTTGCTTCATTACTTGAAGGGTGAAGCAACCCAACAGATTCCCGTCTGGAAAATGATTGCCATGGATGCTGAGCAAATTCAATCGCGCGCATTAACGCTAGTTGCATGGCTGCGCGCAATGGGTGTGCAAGCTGAGATAACGGAGGGATGGTCTACTGTTGGAGGAGGGTCGCTGCCTGGTGAGACTTTGCCAACATACTTGGCAGCTATTCGCACTGATGCTCCCCAAGAACTGGCCAGGCGGCTGCGCCTGGGATCTCCAGCACTTTTAGGACGCATTGAGAAAGATTGCTTTGTGCTTGACTTGCGCACAGTGTTGCCTGCTGAAGAGCAAGCGCTGCGCAAAGCGTTGGAAAGAGCATTCTGA
- a CDS encoding DUF624 domain-containing protein, whose product MFHFVRESFVFIMANLFDITLATIAWLLLQLPIITGPGATVALYHFARQALLQDEAQFKDFVQGLRKYFWKGWLIVLPYGLVILVLIYDIVFFFSAEQSLARLLASIPMAIFSLLLVVQTYAFVFFVRENGQFWPAIKKAFLLAISDIVFTAVLMLFVFLYFIALYATRIGLAILFVGPVAMLQSKAVQYLLTKRGIAF is encoded by the coding sequence ATGTTCCACTTTGTGCGTGAAAGCTTTGTGTTTATCATGGCCAATCTTTTCGATATCACTCTGGCTACGATAGCTTGGCTGCTTCTGCAACTGCCGATCATTACTGGCCCTGGCGCAACCGTGGCGCTATATCACTTTGCTCGCCAAGCTTTGTTACAGGATGAAGCCCAATTCAAGGACTTTGTTCAGGGGCTGAGGAAGTACTTTTGGAAGGGTTGGCTGATTGTATTGCCCTATGGATTGGTCATTCTCGTGCTCATTTATGACATTGTCTTTTTCTTCTCTGCGGAGCAGTCACTAGCCAGGCTTTTGGCCAGTATACCAATGGCGATATTTTCTCTCTTGTTGGTCGTGCAGACCTATGCCTTCGTATTCTTCGTCCGTGAAAATGGTCAGTTTTGGCCAGCTATCAAGAAAGCGTTTCTGTTGGCTATATCGGATATCGTATTTACAGCAGTACTGATGCTATTTGTGTTCTTGTATTTCATTGCACTGTATGCAACTCGGATTGGTCTCGCAATCCTCTTCGTTGGGCCAGTAGCGATGCTACAAAGCAAAGCGGTGCAGTACCTGCTAACCAAACGAGGTATCGCGTTCTGA
- the mtaB gene encoding tRNA (N(6)-L-threonylcarbamoyladenosine(37)-C(2))-methylthiotransferase MtaB produces the protein MRVYLTSLGCKLNQSEVESWARRLVGAGHTIVASPDTADLCIINTCTVTHVAARKSHQIIRRCNRANPLAQIAVTGCEAEMNPNEIRELPGVSLVLGTDAKERLLETIAEQVGLSLQCQIISPHHRSFGHTRAFVKIQDGCDNACTYCVVRIARGKQRSRPLADILGEIIARQEEGYQEIVLTGVHIGAYGREQGETLAGLIRAILANTDFPRLRLSSIEPWDLTPELLHLWENPRMCRHLHMPLQSGCDATLQRMNRRYTTAQYRDLLSSARDWIPNLAVTTDIIVGFPGEDEQEFATSAAFVAAMKFARIHVFPFSARPGTAAASMSGQVNPSIKKKRSNLMLGIARYSAEAFHHQFIGRTMDVLWEHAIGDRWSGLTDNYIRVEVTSDLHLHNRILPVRLLELSNMGLRGELLQEMDVGPCLLQR, from the coding sequence ATGCGCGTATACCTTACTTCCCTGGGTTGTAAACTTAATCAAAGCGAAGTCGAAAGCTGGGCTCGGCGTTTAGTGGGAGCAGGACATACTATTGTGGCAAGTCCTGACACTGCTGATTTGTGCATTATCAATACGTGTACCGTTACCCATGTAGCAGCACGCAAGTCGCATCAGATCATACGGCGTTGCAACAGGGCCAATCCACTCGCTCAAATTGCCGTTACAGGCTGTGAAGCTGAAATGAACCCCAATGAAATAAGAGAACTGCCTGGTGTCAGCCTCGTGCTGGGCACGGACGCGAAGGAACGACTGCTGGAAACCATCGCGGAACAAGTTGGCCTATCGCTCCAGTGCCAAATCATCAGCCCCCATCATAGGTCGTTCGGACATACCCGTGCTTTCGTGAAGATCCAGGATGGCTGCGACAATGCCTGCACCTATTGTGTCGTGCGCATTGCCCGCGGGAAACAGCGCAGCCGGCCATTGGCAGACATCCTGGGCGAAATCATCGCCAGGCAGGAAGAGGGCTATCAGGAGATCGTGCTCACGGGTGTGCATATTGGTGCCTATGGCCGTGAGCAGGGCGAAACACTCGCCGGCCTGATACGTGCCATACTTGCCAATACTGACTTCCCGCGCCTCAGGCTCTCTTCGATCGAGCCATGGGATTTGACACCTGAGCTGTTACATCTCTGGGAGAACCCGCGCATGTGCCGTCATTTGCACATGCCCCTGCAAAGTGGATGCGATGCCACGCTGCAACGGATGAATCGCCGCTACACTACTGCTCAATACCGCGACCTGCTCTCTTCTGCTCGTGACTGGATACCCAATTTAGCCGTGACCACCGATATTATTGTTGGTTTCCCTGGAGAAGATGAGCAAGAATTTGCCACGAGTGCTGCCTTCGTGGCTGCGATGAAGTTTGCGCGCATCCATGTCTTCCCCTTTTCAGCGAGACCTGGCACAGCAGCCGCTTCAATGTCTGGCCAAGTCAATCCATCCATCAAGAAGAAGCGAAGCAATCTCATGCTCGGCATTGCCAGGTATAGCGCTGAGGCGTTTCACCACCAGTTCATCGGCAGAACAATGGATGTCCTCTGGGAACACGCCATAGGTGATCGCTGGAGCGGTCTGACCGATAACTATATCCGCGTCGAGGTCACCAGTGACCTGCATCTGCATAACCGCATCCTGCCTGTGCGACTGCTGGAGCTAAGCAATATGGGTCTACGCGGCGAGCTGCTCCAGGAAATGGATGTGGGTCCTTGTTTGCTGCAAAGATGA
- a CDS encoding AAA-like domain-containing protein gives MGHFHFIGPLPADSELFVGRKKELRKVRDLCLGPLNSYVTVVGARQTGKTSFLYRLQKEIAPYLPPVLVNLRLIPDATPSGLFQFMATEIVKQLGLFSLLHIADRISSGPEFEQLLNELPAQVGRVAILLDGIGSLPEKTAIYMANVLRAVFSDRFLTGFEALGRFIFLLAGGSELLNLTMTVVSPFSNIATNVYLPDLSLGEVKQLMAYGFSGTSMKVGRIHELAEAIYGQTHGHPYLTQRMAAHLADFADMENSPPEPSWAMKACQEMLSNDENIRHLHNMLQDPALLDTAFQVVQHPTPFRRLSLRYEKLRLLGIIREQNGMALPHNALYAQAIQHLAEEAGIAQAEAPSESTAPRLRVRLLTSIIPTAFCHNLSEAEFPLVQITIDNRGKHKLAQIYARATIEGFSDEAVSSVTVPAGKCTEVALLPLLQLGPCTTLTEIRPATLRVTVYQFGSGKELLLHDQTYPVKLHAYDTALLGVHAPDGKIVDLTHHLCAFVTPHMPEIENLLRKAVEYHPNHCIAGYQGANSAAEARLIVREQVRAIYQALKKDAGLAYVNSPLNFGKQEGQITQRVRLPITSLHESQSRANCIDGTVLYASLLELASLEPVIVITPGHAFVGWHIWPGLDQYEFLETTMTGTEDFEAALQSGNQQYEEACRKGYFGRELFDPKGFARLIDVAACRAQQIYPLM, from the coding sequence ATGGGACATTTCCACTTTATAGGTCCCTTGCCTGCCGATAGTGAGCTTTTCGTCGGACGCAAAAAGGAATTGAGAAAAGTACGCGACCTTTGCCTGGGCCCGCTCAACTCATATGTCACGGTAGTAGGTGCCAGGCAAACGGGCAAAACCAGCTTTCTCTATCGGCTGCAAAAGGAGATCGCTCCTTACTTACCCCCTGTTCTGGTCAACCTGCGATTGATCCCAGATGCCACTCCTTCTGGGCTCTTCCAATTTATGGCCACAGAAATAGTGAAGCAATTGGGACTTTTCTCTCTCTTGCATATCGCGGATCGAATCAGCAGCGGACCAGAATTTGAGCAATTGCTCAATGAACTGCCAGCACAAGTGGGCAGGGTTGCTATACTGTTGGATGGAATAGGCTCTCTACCAGAAAAGACGGCAATATACATGGCCAATGTGCTGCGTGCTGTGTTCAGCGATCGTTTCTTGACCGGATTCGAGGCACTGGGCCGTTTCATCTTTCTGCTTGCTGGTGGCAGCGAGTTGCTCAACCTCACCATGACGGTAGTTTCCCCATTTAGCAACATCGCTACCAACGTCTACTTGCCCGATCTCTCACTTGGTGAGGTCAAGCAGTTAATGGCTTATGGCTTTTCTGGCACCTCCATGAAGGTGGGACGGATCCATGAACTCGCCGAAGCCATCTATGGACAGACACATGGTCATCCCTACCTGACTCAACGCATGGCCGCTCACCTCGCTGACTTTGCTGACATGGAAAACAGCCCGCCTGAGCCATCCTGGGCCATGAAAGCGTGCCAAGAGATGCTCAGCAACGATGAAAACATCCGCCATCTACATAATATGCTTCAGGACCCTGCTTTGCTGGATACAGCCTTCCAGGTTGTGCAGCACCCCACGCCTTTTAGACGTCTGAGCCTTCGCTACGAAAAACTGCGCTTATTGGGCATTATCCGCGAACAGAATGGAATGGCATTGCCTCACAATGCCTTGTATGCGCAAGCAATCCAGCACCTAGCTGAGGAAGCAGGCATCGCCCAGGCTGAAGCTCCCTCAGAAAGCACTGCACCAAGGCTAAGAGTTAGGCTTCTCACATCCATCATTCCCACCGCCTTCTGTCACAATTTGTCAGAAGCCGAATTTCCTTTGGTTCAAATTACGATAGACAATCGTGGCAAACACAAACTGGCGCAAATCTATGCTAGGGCCACCATAGAAGGTTTCAGCGATGAAGCTGTATCCAGCGTTACCGTGCCGGCTGGTAAATGCACCGAAGTAGCGCTTCTACCTCTGCTACAACTTGGCCCCTGTACGACTTTGACCGAGATCCGCCCTGCTACCCTGCGTGTCACGGTGTACCAATTTGGCTCTGGCAAGGAATTGCTCTTGCATGACCAGACTTACCCTGTTAAACTCCATGCTTACGATACTGCCCTGCTAGGCGTCCATGCGCCTGATGGCAAAATTGTTGATTTGACCCACCACCTTTGCGCATTCGTTACACCCCACATGCCAGAGATAGAAAACCTCCTGCGCAAGGCAGTCGAGTATCATCCTAACCACTGCATCGCAGGTTACCAAGGTGCAAATAGCGCGGCAGAAGCGCGTTTGATAGTACGGGAGCAAGTACGTGCGATTTACCAAGCTCTGAAAAAGGATGCAGGTTTAGCGTATGTGAATTCACCGCTGAATTTTGGCAAGCAGGAAGGACAAATCACACAGCGCGTGCGGTTGCCTATAACCAGTCTGCACGAAAGCCAAAGCCGTGCCAACTGTATTGATGGCACGGTGTTGTATGCCAGCTTGCTGGAGTTGGCTAGTCTCGAACCGGTGATTGTCATCACTCCTGGGCATGCTTTTGTTGGCTGGCATATCTGGCCTGGCCTTGATCAATACGAATTCCTCGA